In one window of Kosmotoga pacifica DNA:
- a CDS encoding diguanylate cyclase, whose product MISPKGFNLGEAFLIVDKVANKIVFANRLASNSLGTPLDRLLNSSIDELETSFSCSQRVFTSKKKDFQEELCSEIIDTGKYLFLFLKSKTFKDNARGYSSPISIVTIEADTTISRVSGSFEELTGYAKWEIENKKSFLEFIPPGMRNMLKDLYILRRTRGYSFSDEYALEILRKDGSTRSVLINIEFIETTNQSIIFVLDISAQKEKETFLRKRLDFANNLSHIILKMLSMKGPDILHNIFCELEKKKEILGYEDVFIFLRGKSGAFKLIEGKGDKNNEIRKYAQFIIESLREPHDLICLPYDPASVSQDVVLPIFTNRILYGVILLHKLRNEVAESPESLGALETLGRVVSFCIEIARSTRAMKEQNEKMQLVLKFHNSGTWEAEEREGEVFYLKDPHWLKALGYNEEEVEEIDWNELIDARDRIALKKGISQYVTGETDSYRVKYRVINNWGGVEWFQDEGKFYESPTKGKILVGIRKKMTSSVLTWEKLKYVSLHDRLTSLYNRLFFEEEMKRLDTERQVPLSVVMGDVNGLKLVNDAFGHEKGDELLKKTADILRNAVRKEDVVARWGGDEFIILLPKADEEIARCVCERIRMGCSQKLVVENIVFDISLGYSTRNNLDKSIPVLIKEAEDLMYRNKVLESNRKSRNVLTALENTLFEYNFIEAEHCRRVENLALYFGKYLGFYPTELSNLRLLARFHDIGILAVPSNILMKPDKLDKAEWKVVKTHPEVGFRIARSTLDLSAISEEILAHHENWDGTGYPGKLKKKQIPYLARVITIINAFEAMTGFRPYRKSSSFKEALEELKKCTGSQFDPELSVKFIDFISGVKNINSSPYDKWKYNGK is encoded by the coding sequence ATGATTTCTCCAAAGGGCTTTAACCTTGGGGAGGCTTTCCTTATCGTTGATAAAGTAGCCAATAAGATAGTATTTGCTAACAGACTGGCTTCGAATTCGTTGGGAACTCCACTCGATAGGCTTCTGAATAGCTCCATCGATGAACTGGAAACGTCTTTTTCATGTTCTCAAAGAGTTTTTACCTCGAAAAAGAAGGATTTTCAGGAAGAGTTGTGCTCTGAAATTATTGATACGGGGAAATATCTGTTTTTGTTTCTGAAAAGCAAAACCTTTAAGGATAATGCCAGGGGATATTCTTCACCTATCTCGATAGTTACAATCGAAGCAGATACAACAATCTCCAGAGTTAGTGGCTCATTTGAAGAACTTACGGGGTATGCAAAATGGGAGATTGAGAATAAAAAAAGCTTTCTTGAATTTATCCCCCCGGGTATGAGAAATATGTTGAAAGATCTTTACATCCTCAGACGTACGAGGGGCTACTCGTTTTCAGATGAATATGCACTTGAAATCCTAAGAAAGGACGGTTCCACACGAAGTGTCCTTATAAACATTGAATTCATCGAAACAACGAATCAGAGCATTATATTTGTACTTGATATCAGTGCCCAGAAAGAGAAAGAGACCTTTCTGCGAAAAAGGCTGGATTTTGCGAACAATCTCAGCCACATAATTCTCAAGATGCTTTCAATGAAGGGGCCAGATATTCTCCACAACATTTTTTGTGAATTAGAGAAGAAGAAGGAAATTTTGGGTTATGAGGATGTCTTCATATTTTTAAGGGGTAAAAGTGGCGCTTTCAAACTTATCGAAGGCAAAGGGGACAAAAACAATGAAATTAGAAAATATGCTCAGTTCATCATTGAAAGTTTGAGAGAGCCCCATGACTTAATTTGCTTACCGTATGACCCTGCAAGTGTTAGCCAGGATGTGGTTCTTCCGATTTTTACTAACCGTATTCTTTATGGTGTGATTCTGCTCCACAAATTGAGAAACGAAGTGGCAGAATCACCTGAGTCCCTTGGGGCTCTTGAGACTCTTGGAAGGGTGGTTAGTTTCTGTATCGAGATAGCCAGATCAACTCGAGCGATGAAAGAGCAGAATGAAAAAATGCAGTTAGTACTGAAATTTCATAATTCTGGCACCTGGGAAGCCGAAGAAAGAGAAGGAGAAGTATTCTACTTGAAAGATCCCCACTGGCTGAAAGCTCTAGGATACAATGAAGAAGAAGTCGAGGAAATCGATTGGAACGAACTCATAGATGCGAGGGATAGAATAGCACTGAAAAAAGGAATCAGCCAATATGTTACAGGTGAAACAGATAGCTACCGTGTGAAGTACAGGGTAATAAACAACTGGGGTGGAGTGGAATGGTTTCAGGACGAAGGCAAGTTTTATGAGAGTCCAACCAAAGGAAAGATATTGGTGGGAATCAGAAAAAAGATGACCAGCAGTGTGCTGACATGGGAAAAACTGAAATATGTATCCCTTCATGATAGATTGACCAGCCTTTACAACAGATTGTTCTTCGAAGAAGAGATGAAGAGACTGGATACTGAACGACAAGTCCCCCTCAGTGTCGTTATGGGGGACGTAAACGGCCTGAAATTGGTGAACGATGCTTTTGGTCATGAGAAAGGTGACGAACTACTCAAAAAAACGGCAGATATACTCAGAAATGCCGTGAGAAAGGAAGATGTCGTTGCAAGATGGGGAGGCGATGAATTTATCATTCTTCTCCCAAAAGCCGATGAAGAGATAGCCAGATGTGTGTGTGAGAGGATAAGAATGGGTTGTTCTCAAAAGCTTGTTGTTGAAAACATCGTGTTTGATATTTCTCTGGGCTATTCGACCCGTAACAACCTAGACAAATCGATTCCAGTATTGATCAAAGAAGCTGAAGACCTTATGTATCGGAATAAGGTTCTGGAGAGCAATAGAAAGAGCAGGAACGTCCTCACGGCTCTTGAAAACACCCTTTTCGAGTATAACTTCATCGAAGCAGAACACTGTAGGCGTGTCGAAAACCTTGCATTATATTTCGGGAAATATCTCGGATTTTATCCAACAGAACTCAGTAATCTGAGACTCCTTGCGAGATTTCACGATATTGGCATACTTGCTGTGCCTTCGAATATTTTGATGAAGCCGGACAAGCTTGACAAAGCCGAATGGAAGGTAGTAAAGACACACCCAGAGGTAGGGTTCCGCATTGCGAGAAGTACCCTGGACCTCTCGGCAATTTCCGAAGAAATACTTGCTCACCACGAAAATTGGGACGGTACCGGATATCCTGGAAAGCTAAAGAAAAAGCAGATCCCGTATCTGGCGAGGGTGATAACGATCATCAACGCCTTTGAAGCCATGACGGGTTTCCGACCTTACAGAAAAAGTTCTTCTTTCAAAGAGGCTTTAGAAGAACTTAAAAAGTGTACAGGTTCACAATTTGACCCCGAACTCTCAGTGAAGTTCATCGACTTTATTAGCGGCGTTAAAAACATCAATTCCAGTCCTTATGACAAATGGAAGTACAATGGAAAATAA
- a CDS encoding CBS domain-containing protein, giving the protein MKLMDIIREKGEEVYSISADASIKDAVDLMVEKNIGAVMVMEGKRVIGIFTERDLLKRACANCLKLSETPVREVMTAGVICGAPDDDIQYAINVMTQHRIRHLPICDETGLKGLISIGDIIKVMYKNVEIENKMLKNYISDQYPG; this is encoded by the coding sequence ATGAAATTAATGGACATAATTAGGGAAAAAGGCGAGGAGGTTTATTCAATTAGTGCGGATGCATCGATAAAAGATGCCGTTGACCTCATGGTTGAGAAGAACATAGGTGCTGTTATGGTCATGGAAGGCAAGAGGGTCATTGGTATTTTCACAGAAAGAGATTTGCTCAAACGTGCGTGCGCTAATTGCTTGAAACTTTCGGAAACTCCTGTCAGAGAAGTTATGACAGCTGGTGTTATCTGCGGTGCACCCGATGATGACATTCAGTACGCAATTAACGTCATGACTCAGCACAGGATCAGGCATTTGCCTATTTGTGACGAAACCGGGCTGAAGGGGCTAATATCTATCGGTGATATAATAAAAGTCATGTATAAGAATGTGGAAATAGAAAACAAGATGCTCAAAAACTACATTTCTGATCAATATCCAGGATAA
- a CDS encoding PH domain-containing protein: MTEKGERGKIGRTILLIIAMVLSLFLIISISSAGITIEDGSLKIEFSKSSKLTILGSEVISAKVIDWNEEPDYEPVPKNFKPLLRTLGTSISDYKKGDFELKNGEKAKLLTLSSKVLVLEVKGLDYLIMLSPDNFDDFIKEVNSKIISVEY, encoded by the coding sequence ATGACTGAAAAAGGCGAAAGAGGTAAGATTGGGAGAACTATTCTTTTAATAATAGCAATGGTTCTATCATTGTTTCTCATCATTAGCATATCTTCAGCTGGCATTACGATTGAAGATGGGTCGTTGAAAATAGAGTTTTCAAAGAGTTCGAAACTAACAATTTTAGGTTCGGAAGTGATTTCAGCTAAAGTTATAGATTGGAATGAAGAACCCGACTACGAACCTGTTCCCAAAAACTTCAAACCTCTTCTCAGAACTCTGGGTACTTCCATCAGTGATTATAAAAAAGGAGATTTCGAGTTGAAAAACGGAGAAAAAGCCAAACTCTTGACCTTGAGCTCAAAGGTTCTTGTGCTTGAAGTTAAAGGCCTCGATTATCTCATAATGTTATCTCCTGACAATTTTGATGATTTTATCAAGGAAGTAAATTCTAAAATTATCAGTGTTGAATATTAA
- a CDS encoding TldD/PmbA family protein, translating into MYKFPKGFYTDVRIEDVFQTSIQITMGRLDNVKEKSYKAAFVRVYDGKRWYYASTSDIDNIQREIDALAAMASANESIEDDPVYRKFEVNSGEYLHFTGTDSVNEISLKEKLELLKGYSPIVATSDFVKLWRANYIDFKVTKSFYSSKGAALVFDTQRVGMRISYELSDGEKKFDDRFDRGSNYFRSLKGLEHDIEARLNKAIEFLKDAVEIKPGKYPVVLSPEAAGVFAHESFGHKSESDFMLGDEAMKEEWKIGKKVGSELLSIVDDGNVMGTGYVPFDDEGTRAKETYLIKNGILYGRLHSAKTAAALGEELTGNARALNFEFEPIVRMTTTYIKGGKLTFEEMISEIEEGIFVETLKHGSGMSTFTLAPSMAYMIRHGRIAEPVKISVITGNVFETLNEIDGLTRDVKILEFALGGCGKFEQFPLPVGFGGPYVRVKSLNVR; encoded by the coding sequence ATGTACAAGTTCCCAAAAGGATTTTACACAGATGTCAGAATCGAAGATGTCTTCCAGACTTCCATTCAAATAACTATGGGAAGACTCGATAATGTGAAAGAAAAATCATACAAAGCAGCCTTTGTGAGGGTGTATGATGGCAAGCGGTGGTACTATGCATCAACGAGTGATATTGATAACATCCAGCGGGAAATAGATGCCCTCGCAGCAATGGCTAGCGCGAATGAAAGCATTGAAGATGACCCCGTTTACAGAAAATTCGAGGTAAACAGCGGGGAATATTTGCATTTCACCGGTACTGACTCCGTGAACGAAATATCTCTGAAAGAAAAACTTGAATTATTGAAGGGATATTCCCCTATTGTAGCTACTTCAGATTTCGTAAAGCTCTGGAGAGCTAATTACATCGATTTTAAAGTCACAAAAAGCTTCTACTCTAGCAAAGGGGCAGCACTTGTTTTTGATACCCAGCGGGTAGGAATGAGGATAAGTTATGAGCTTTCAGATGGCGAAAAGAAATTCGATGACAGGTTCGACCGGGGTTCTAACTATTTCAGGAGTCTCAAAGGTCTTGAACATGATATCGAAGCGAGGTTAAATAAAGCCATTGAATTTCTGAAAGATGCCGTTGAAATCAAACCAGGTAAATACCCTGTTGTACTTTCCCCGGAAGCGGCGGGTGTTTTCGCCCATGAGAGCTTTGGTCATAAAAGTGAATCGGACTTCATGCTCGGTGATGAAGCGATGAAAGAAGAGTGGAAAATCGGGAAAAAGGTAGGAAGTGAGCTTCTTTCCATCGTTGACGATGGAAACGTAATGGGAACAGGTTATGTGCCTTTTGATGATGAGGGAACAAGGGCGAAAGAAACGTATCTCATCAAGAATGGGATACTATATGGAAGGTTACACAGCGCCAAAACTGCAGCGGCGCTCGGCGAAGAACTTACCGGGAATGCCCGCGCTCTGAACTTTGAATTTGAACCTATTGTCAGAATGACGACCACCTACATTAAGGGTGGAAAGCTGACCTTTGAAGAGATGATTTCAGAAATAGAAGAAGGCATCTTCGTTGAAACGCTGAAACATGGTTCTGGAATGTCTACCTTCACATTGGCACCTTCAATGGCCTATATGATCAGACATGGAAGAATTGCGGAACCAGTTAAAATATCCGTCATCACGGGTAACGTTTTTGAGACATTGAATGAAATTGATGGTCTGACTCGTGATGTGAAAATACTTGAATTCGCCCTGGGTGGTTGCGGAAAATTTGAGCAGTTTCCGCTTCCCGTTGGCTTCGGTGGACCTTATGTCCGGGTGAAAAGCTTAAACGTGAGATAG
- a CDS encoding metallopeptidase TldD-related protein encodes MIKEKYILKTSQFAVNVEATRVDSIRKKDITKTAMRVYLENKIGVAGGLGMVDEQELTEKAMEALELEISYPVEPSSDLELNMVYHADFSSEEEFVHEIEELLAEMSRQQPDFSFSNKATLTTIEASIKNNLGLDLFHRGTFLELGFAFKFKGSGNIFDGFIGYEGLKYDRKEFMRITNEICEAYKNKIEDFKAGKYPVVFLLSNPVFLIKLYRDLHGLIFATGGSLLSGKIGQKLFNDTFTLYQTRNHIDGFFGPFFDAEGIVNKDFRYPLIENGILRSPYTDKKTAKIFNLPQTGAAAGEYDSVPDIGVSALSIKESDKTLKELLDGREAIFVLIASGGDFTPDGSFATPVQLPLLFDGERFIGRLPELNISSNLFDMFGKNFIGVGKDNLTNLGPSKAVIMEMEVSKI; translated from the coding sequence ATGATAAAAGAGAAGTACATTCTGAAAACATCACAGTTTGCTGTAAACGTTGAAGCGACAAGAGTGGATTCAATAAGAAAGAAAGACATAACGAAAACCGCGATGAGGGTCTATTTGGAAAATAAGATTGGTGTAGCTGGTGGTCTTGGTATGGTAGATGAACAGGAGTTAACCGAAAAGGCCATGGAAGCACTGGAGTTGGAGATATCGTACCCGGTGGAGCCTTCATCGGATCTGGAGCTAAATATGGTTTATCACGCAGACTTCAGTAGTGAAGAGGAGTTTGTACATGAGATTGAGGAGTTGCTCGCTGAAATGTCGAGACAGCAACCAGACTTCAGCTTCAGCAATAAAGCAACCCTGACAACCATAGAGGCATCTATTAAAAATAATCTTGGGCTCGATTTATTTCACCGCGGAACTTTCCTTGAACTTGGTTTTGCCTTCAAATTCAAGGGTTCTGGTAATATCTTCGATGGTTTTATCGGGTACGAAGGCTTGAAATATGACAGGAAAGAATTTATGCGCATCACCAATGAGATATGTGAAGCTTATAAAAACAAAATTGAAGATTTCAAGGCCGGGAAATATCCTGTGGTTTTTCTACTGAGCAATCCCGTGTTTCTCATCAAGCTCTACAGAGATTTGCATGGTCTTATATTCGCAACGGGAGGGTCTTTGCTCTCCGGGAAAATAGGCCAGAAGTTGTTCAACGATACCTTCACTCTCTACCAAACCCGGAACCATATTGATGGTTTTTTTGGACCCTTCTTCGATGCTGAAGGGATTGTGAACAAAGATTTTCGTTATCCGTTGATAGAAAACGGCATTCTGCGCTCCCCTTACACCGATAAAAAAACAGCCAAAATATTCAACCTTCCACAAACAGGTGCGGCCGCTGGTGAATATGACTCTGTGCCCGATATCGGTGTCTCTGCTTTGAGCATTAAAGAATCAGACAAAACTCTCAAGGAGCTACTCGATGGAAGGGAAGCGATCTTTGTACTTATTGCCAGCGGAGGTGACTTCACTCCGGATGGCAGTTTTGCAACTCCGGTACAGCTTCCACTGCTCTTCGATGGTGAAAGGTTTATAGGTAGGCTCCCTGAATTGAATATTTCCTCGAACCTCTTTGATATGTTTGGGAAAAACTTTATTGGAGTGGGGAAAGATAATTTAACAAATCTCGGACCATCGAAAGCGGTAATAATGGAAATGGAAGTTTCTAAGATATAA
- a CDS encoding carbohydrate kinase family protein: MPDVFGMGEILVDKIRTSTGEEKWLAGGSVFNTLMNLHLMGIPVAFHSSLSKDEEGCFLTELLAESGFSVSLFSSSEKTLYAEVQLDSGGNPTFKIFNRELLHLLFEEKHKTIMRNCKVFHTSAFSINYTGSRDAVLKAFEFAQEKEVFVSFDLNMRSLEGDIPPEELRDIAIELMLTADFTKPSRDDLSLLFPDLKLPAIIEILRKRARGNVVITHGGSPIIHIKDGETREIEVNKVPVVDGTGAGDAFNAAVLASVLKGIPFSEAIESGKLLASMVVGHYGALAGPEDLLAVKSRIF, translated from the coding sequence ATGCCAGACGTTTTTGGGATGGGAGAAATACTCGTTGATAAGATACGCACCTCTACCGGGGAAGAGAAGTGGCTGGCTGGGGGCTCAGTTTTCAATACCCTTATGAACCTGCATTTGATGGGTATCCCGGTAGCCTTTCATTCTTCTCTCTCGAAAGACGAAGAAGGATGTTTTCTTACAGAGCTTCTCGCGGAATCGGGGTTCTCTGTATCCCTCTTCTCCTCGTCTGAAAAGACTCTTTACGCTGAAGTGCAACTCGATTCCGGGGGCAATCCCACTTTCAAAATCTTTAACAGAGAACTGCTACATCTTTTGTTCGAAGAAAAGCACAAGACCATTATGAGAAATTGTAAAGTTTTCCATACCAGCGCTTTCTCAATAAACTACACAGGCTCCAGGGACGCTGTTCTGAAGGCCTTCGAGTTCGCACAAGAAAAAGAAGTTTTTGTTTCTTTCGACTTGAACATGAGGAGTCTTGAAGGAGATATTCCACCGGAGGAGTTGAGAGATATTGCTATCGAGCTGATGCTCACTGCTGATTTTACCAAACCCTCACGAGATGACCTTTCACTCCTGTTTCCCGATTTAAAACTCCCGGCAATAATCGAAATTCTGAGAAAAAGGGCACGTGGCAATGTCGTCATCACCCACGGGGGTTCTCCAATAATTCACATCAAGGATGGTGAAACAAGGGAAATTGAGGTGAACAAGGTCCCAGTTGTTGATGGAACAGGAGCTGGCGACGCTTTTAACGCCGCGGTTCTGGCGAGTGTTTTGAAAGGGATCCCCTTCTCAGAAGCCATTGAATCCGGTAAACTCCTCGCCTCCATGGTAGTTGGTCATTATGGAGCACTAGCTGGTCCTGAAGATCTACTAGCAGTAAAGAGTCGTATTTTTTAA
- a CDS encoding L-threonylcarbamoyladenylate synthase yields the protein MKTTKLQVSPETPENEKISTAVEFIKKGELVAFPTETVYGLGANAFDPQAIRKIYLAKGRPSDNPLIVHVSSLDMAQELVIESVSSYEIANRLWPGPVTLIFRKNKRIPDVVTGGMETVGIRFPAHPIALALISRSGVPIAAPSANLSGKPSPTEEKHVLEDMDGRIACIVLGGKTLFGLESTIIDMTRNRPTLLRPGPVSPERLKDLLPELVVPEFVMAKQGYKGPALSPGMKYRHYSPDVELILVEGTPEESSKKIEELVKQSERKTVVLCTEETKELYPKNFDRIVLGSRENLYIVAANLFGALRELPAQGFQLLISEAFPESGIGLAIMNRLRKAAWKILRV from the coding sequence ATGAAAACTACCAAACTACAGGTATCGCCTGAAACGCCTGAAAATGAAAAAATATCGACAGCTGTGGAATTCATTAAAAAAGGAGAACTCGTCGCCTTTCCAACCGAGACAGTGTATGGTCTTGGCGCGAATGCCTTTGATCCACAGGCGATAAGAAAGATATATCTTGCCAAAGGGAGACCGTCCGATAACCCACTAATAGTGCATGTTTCTTCGTTAGATATGGCGCAGGAACTGGTGATAGAAAGCGTGAGTTCTTACGAAATAGCGAACCGTTTATGGCCTGGCCCTGTGACATTGATCTTCCGAAAAAACAAACGTATCCCTGACGTCGTAACCGGTGGGATGGAAACAGTCGGTATCCGCTTTCCAGCCCACCCAATAGCACTTGCGCTCATATCCAGATCGGGCGTACCCATCGCAGCCCCTAGCGCTAACTTATCCGGCAAACCAAGTCCCACGGAAGAAAAACATGTACTCGAAGACATGGACGGCAGGATAGCCTGTATCGTTCTTGGAGGAAAGACACTATTTGGTCTGGAATCGACAATAATAGATATGACACGTAATAGGCCAACGCTCCTCAGACCTGGCCCTGTTTCTCCGGAGCGCCTTAAGGATCTGCTTCCAGAGCTGGTTGTGCCTGAGTTTGTAATGGCGAAGCAAGGGTATAAGGGTCCCGCGTTATCACCTGGCATGAAATACAGGCACTATTCGCCTGACGTGGAACTCATACTCGTCGAGGGAACACCGGAAGAATCTTCTAAAAAGATTGAAGAGCTCGTCAAGCAGAGCGAAAGGAAAACCGTGGTCCTTTGTACGGAAGAAACCAAAGAGTTGTATCCGAAAAATTTTGACAGAATTGTTTTAGGTTCGAGAGAAAATTTGTACATCGTTGCGGCTAACCTTTTTGGCGCGTTGAGAGAGTTACCCGCTCAGGGTTTTCAACTGCTCATATCGGAGGCTTTTCCTGAATCCGGAATTGGACTCGCAATAATGAACAGGTTGAGAAAAGCTGCCTGGAAGATCCTGCGCGTTTAA
- a CDS encoding acyl-CoA dehydratase activase encodes MIYYACSYVPLEILLASKLPFERIEETDYSEDPLVHRNLCGYCKATFEKIKTLDENDLFIAVDSCDAMRRIGDLVQVATKARTIHLRLPWTRNENALEFYKNQLKVLLDVLSEFRGYEITNEELIEGIETFNTLKNNIWKLHYDGFKYTQIQKAIDLAYSGKQYDPLPEHIKDAPRLAVVGGIIKNVSFSEMIERVGGELILNETCGGVRGFTGEINTSSHPLDEIAKRVIQRRVPCGRFVDMREGAYPLAEEFKKLKIEGVIRMSQKFCDFFDDYPVPGEIPVLSLEIDFPLGSLGQLSTRVGAFIEKLRKGNWKSGSSKLGRKGLFLGVDSGSTTTNLVVVNAEGKMVSWKVAPTGINGSVTARKLLDELFSELNITANDISYCIATGYGRDIIDFADESITEITCHARGARALFPEARSIVDIGGQDSKVIRLDEEGNVVDFTMNDKCAAGTGRFLEVMARVLEKDLDAMAAAAERARKNLAISSMCTVFAESEVVSLIGKGESINDISAGLFRSISKRIGAMYKRVKGQPPVVFTGGVAKNSGIVKALEEELNIKFLIPEVPDIVGAYGAAIMAREKVME; translated from the coding sequence ATGATCTATTACGCATGTAGTTATGTGCCTCTGGAAATATTACTCGCCAGCAAGCTCCCTTTTGAAAGAATAGAAGAAACGGATTATTCTGAGGACCCGCTTGTCCATAGAAATCTGTGTGGTTATTGCAAAGCCACTTTTGAAAAGATAAAAACTCTTGATGAAAATGATCTGTTCATAGCAGTGGATTCCTGCGATGCTATGCGGAGAATAGGGGATCTCGTTCAGGTAGCGACAAAGGCGAGAACCATACACCTGAGATTACCCTGGACAAGGAATGAAAATGCCCTAGAATTTTACAAGAATCAATTAAAAGTTCTACTTGATGTTCTATCGGAATTCAGGGGTTATGAGATAACGAACGAAGAATTGATTGAGGGAATTGAAACTTTCAATACCCTGAAGAACAACATCTGGAAACTACACTATGATGGTTTCAAATATACTCAAATACAAAAAGCGATAGATTTAGCCTATTCCGGGAAACAATATGACCCGCTTCCTGAACATATAAAGGATGCACCCCGTCTGGCGGTAGTAGGTGGAATAATCAAAAACGTGAGCTTTTCGGAAATGATCGAAAGAGTGGGTGGTGAACTTATTCTGAACGAGACCTGTGGCGGGGTGAGGGGATTTACCGGGGAAATCAATACTTCGTCCCATCCTCTGGATGAAATCGCAAAACGAGTGATCCAACGGCGGGTACCATGTGGCCGTTTCGTAGACATGCGAGAAGGAGCATATCCTTTGGCTGAAGAGTTTAAAAAACTGAAAATCGAAGGTGTGATAAGAATGAGCCAGAAGTTCTGTGATTTTTTCGATGACTACCCTGTTCCCGGGGAAATTCCTGTATTGTCCTTAGAAATAGATTTTCCCCTTGGTTCTTTGGGCCAGCTTTCAACGAGGGTTGGCGCATTCATCGAAAAACTCAGGAAAGGAAATTGGAAAAGTGGATCTTCCAAACTTGGTAGAAAAGGACTATTCTTAGGTGTAGACTCCGGCTCGACAACAACGAATCTGGTGGTAGTGAATGCAGAAGGCAAGATGGTTTCATGGAAGGTCGCTCCCACAGGCATAAATGGAAGTGTAACTGCCCGAAAGCTTTTAGATGAGCTTTTCAGTGAACTCAACATAACGGCCAATGACATTTCTTACTGCATTGCGACGGGTTACGGACGGGATATTATCGACTTTGCCGACGAAAGCATCACGGAAATCACCTGCCACGCAAGGGGTGCGAGGGCTTTGTTTCCCGAAGCGAGGAGTATCGTCGATATAGGTGGACAGGATAGCAAAGTCATACGCCTTGACGAAGAAGGAAATGTCGTCGATTTCACAATGAACGACAAATGTGCCGCAGGCACGGGGCGCTTTCTGGAGGTCATGGCTAGAGTACTGGAAAAGGACCTTGATGCAATGGCAGCAGCAGCTGAGAGAGCTCGGAAAAATCTGGCTATCAGTTCCATGTGTACAGTATTTGCCGAGTCGGAAGTAGTATCTCTCATAGGTAAAGGAGAGTCGATAAACGATATCTCCGCGGGCCTTTTCAGGTCAATATCGAAACGTATTGGAGCAATGTACAAGAGAGTGAAAGGACAACCTCCGGTTGTTTTTACAGGCGGTGTTGCAAAAAACTCTGGAATTGTGAAAGCCCTTGAAGAGGAACTCAATATAAAATTTTTGATTCCTGAAGTCCCTGACATTGTGGGAGCTTATGGTGCTGCTATTATGGCGAGAGAAAAGGTGATGGAATGA